A single region of the Polyodon spathula isolate WHYD16114869_AA chromosome 5, ASM1765450v1, whole genome shotgun sequence genome encodes:
- the LOC121316440 gene encoding zinc transporter 10-like produces the protein MGRYTGNSCRLIVISTLTLALFLAELVIGYMGNAVTLTSDSFNVFSHLLSIIVGFFGVQLSHVHRHRRFTFGLTRGEVLGAFCNAVLATAFMFTVLVASCIRLVRARSMNNVGLVLIMGIVGLVCNIISYIVFMDCCSSSAPARPKGLVGYGYSYHTQNNPEKKRQSQATALNIRGVLLHVMGDALGSVVVVVAASIFYALPLPPDTPCNWQCYVDPSLTIIMVIIILSSAFPLIKETTAILLQMVPRGLRVDHIREALAQVPGVLSIHELHIWELAAGRNIATVHLKCGDSEVFQGVSRQVREIFHNAGLHAVTIQPEYTKEDQDLLICNAPCLSEDCRTLGCCNTTHLSTNAERSDVLGITILPEHCPSQYSRDNAVLKVTQL, from the exons ATGGGTCGCTATACTGGCAATTCATGCCGTTTGATCGTCATCTCAACCCTGACCCTGGCCTTGTTCCTGGCAGAACTGGTGATCGGCTACATGGGGAATGCTGTGACACTCACCTCGGACTCCTTTAATGTGTTCTCCCACCTGCTCTCAATAATAGTTGGCTTCTTTGGGGTGCAGCTGAGCCACGTGCACCGCCATCGTAGGTTCACCTTTGGGTTGACACGTGGCGAGGTGCTGGGCGCCTTCTGCAATGCCGTCCTGGCCACTGCGTTCATGTTCACTGTGCTGGTGGCATCCTGCATCCGGCTGGTGAGGGCACGGAGCATGAACAATGTGGGTCTGGTCCTCATCATGGGCATCGTGGGGCTGGTGTGCAACATCATCTCCTATATCGTCTTCATGGACTGTTGCTCGTCCA GTGCCCCAGCTAGACcaa AAGGGCTGGTTGGGTATGGTTATAGTTACCACACTCAAAAC AATCCCGAAAAGAAGAGGCAGAGCCAGGCTACGGCGCTCAATATCAGAG gtgTTCTCCTCCATGTCATGGGGGATGCCCTGGGctcggtggtggtggtggtggctgcCTCTATCTTCTACGCCCTGCCCCTCCCCCCGGACACCCCTTGTAACTGGCAGTGCTACGTGGACCCCAGCCTTACCATCATCATGGTGATCATCATCCTGTCCTCCGCATTCCCACTCATTAAGGAGACCACCGCCATCCTGCTGCAGATGGTGCCCCGTGGTCTGCGAGTAGATCACATCA GGGAGGCTCTGGCCCAGGTTCCAGGTGTGCTCAGTATCCACGAGCTGCACATCTGGGAGCTGGCAGCGGGCCGAAACATTGCCACAGTGCACCTGAAGTGCGGCGACTCAGAGGTCTTCCAAGGGGTGTCCCGGCAGGTGCGAGAGATCTTCCATAATGCAGGGTTGCACGCCGTCACCATCCAGCCCGAATACACTAAAGAGGACCAGGACCTCCTGATCTGCAACGCCCCCTGCCTGTCGGAGGACTGCCGGACTCTGGGCTGCTGCAACACCACTCACCTCAGCACTAATGCAGAGAGGAGTGACGTGCTGGGCATCACCATCCTGCCAGAGCACTGCCCCTCGCAGTACAGCAGAGACAATGCggtgctcaaggtcacacagttgTAG